A region from the Lolium perenne isolate Kyuss_39 chromosome 4, Kyuss_2.0, whole genome shotgun sequence genome encodes:
- the LOC127348744 gene encoding glutaredoxin-C13, translating to MDQVTKLVSERAVVVFTSSKCSMCDSVTFLLSNLGVHAAVYELDKEQLGRELERELARRLGRGSPVVPAVFIGGSLVGGINKVMALHLAGELVPMLMNAGALWL from the coding sequence ATGGACCAAGTCACGAAGCTGGTGTCGGAGCGGGCGGTTGTGGTGTTCACTTCGAGCAAATGCTCCATGTGCGACTCCGTGACGTTCCTCCTCAGCAACCTCGGCGTCCACGCCGCCGTGTACGAGCTGGACAAGGAACAGCTGGGCAGGGAGCTGGAGAGAGAGCTCGCCAGGAGGCTCGGCCGAGGCTCGCCCGTGGTGCCAGCGGTGTTCATCGGCGGGAGTCTCGTCGGCGGCATCAATAAGGTCATGGCGCTGCACCTGGCCGGCGAGCTAGTCCCCATGCTCATGAACGCCGGCGCGCTCTGGCTCTAG